A genomic stretch from Chryseobacterium sp. SNU WT5 includes:
- a CDS encoding beta-carotene 15,15'-monooxygenase yields MDTFQEFDQPTGPEKSTGAIISHAFEMYKGVFMYAVAAVILAVVISFVVSLIIQPISGVNSNDMLEELKSSPETFSTNMWSIPGIRTYYGLSGLVSLLLTPIYVGIIYMANKYNLKEPMSFSDLFIGFRQNFVNIIIYTLISSIILGIAFTLCVIPGFFVLPFFMLGYPILLFENASFSEAISKSFSIAKNNYGTFLGASLLGFLISIAGIFLCGIGLVFTMLFLMIVMYSLYCAYCGRPRPIVVNK; encoded by the coding sequence ATGGATACTTTTCAAGAATTTGATCAACCAACAGGCCCTGAAAAATCAACAGGAGCGATAATCTCACACGCATTTGAAATGTACAAGGGAGTATTTATGTATGCGGTAGCTGCAGTAATCCTCGCAGTTGTTATTTCATTTGTTGTTTCGCTAATTATTCAACCAATTTCGGGAGTTAATTCCAACGATATGCTTGAAGAACTTAAATCATCACCCGAAACATTTTCTACAAATATGTGGTCGATCCCTGGGATTAGAACTTATTATGGTCTTTCTGGACTGGTAAGCCTACTTCTTACGCCAATTTATGTTGGAATTATTTATATGGCGAATAAATACAATCTGAAAGAGCCTATGAGCTTCTCTGATCTATTTATTGGATTTAGACAAAATTTTGTTAATATTATAATTTATACTTTAATTTCAAGTATTATATTAGGAATTGCGTTTACGTTGTGTGTTATTCCGGGCTTTTTTGTTTTGCCTTTCTTTATGTTAGGTTACCCGATTTTATTATTTGAAAACGCAAGTTTCTCTGAGGCCATCAGTAAATCATTTTCTATAGCAAAAAATAATTACGGTACTTTTTTAGGTGCTTCACTTCTTGGATTCTTAATTAGCATCGCTGGAATTTTCCTTTGTGGAATTGGACTCGTTTTCACTATGCTATTTTTGATGATCGTAATGTATTCACTTTATTGTGCTTACTGTGGTAGACCAAGACCTATTGTAGTTAATAAATAG
- a CDS encoding aminodeoxychorismate synthase component I, giving the protein MLKSDYSNFDRMDELSQQKVPFFFMVDFLGTKVEVYTESELIDKNIFVDFQNYKNVKPQDALITDVQMKSYPISKTDYREGFDKVQHNLKLGNSYLTNYTCKTEIEINLSLKEIFFLSKAKYKVLYQDQFVFFSPETFVEIVNNEIFTHPMKGTIDASKENAVEVLKNDIKEKAEHYTVVDLLRNDLSMVADEVKVNEFQRIDFIKTKQKNLYAMSSEISGKLKPQFRSKVGSIMRTLLPAGSILGAPKPKTLEIVLEAETYQRGFYTGVCGWYDGEKLDSCVMIRFIEKENRKLYFKSGGGITHLSNFADEYQEMKNKIYVPIH; this is encoded by the coding sequence ATGCTAAAAAGTGATTATTCCAACTTTGATAGAATGGATGAACTTTCTCAACAGAAAGTCCCTTTCTTTTTCATGGTAGATTTTTTAGGAACAAAAGTGGAGGTTTATACTGAATCTGAGTTGATAGACAAAAATATATTTGTTGATTTTCAGAATTACAAAAATGTGAAGCCTCAAGATGCGTTAATAACGGATGTTCAGATGAAATCATATCCAATCAGCAAAACTGATTATAGAGAAGGATTTGATAAAGTACAGCATAACTTAAAGCTAGGGAATTCCTACTTAACAAATTACACCTGCAAAACAGAGATTGAAATTAATTTGAGTTTAAAAGAAATTTTCTTTTTATCTAAAGCAAAATACAAAGTTTTGTATCAGGATCAGTTTGTTTTTTTTTCGCCTGAAACTTTTGTAGAGATTGTTAATAATGAAATTTTCACCCATCCAATGAAAGGCACGATTGATGCATCTAAGGAAAATGCAGTGGAAGTTTTAAAAAATGACATAAAAGAAAAAGCCGAACATTACACGGTCGTTGATTTGTTGCGTAACGATTTAAGCATGGTCGCAGATGAGGTAAAAGTGAACGAGTTCCAAAGAATTGATTTTATAAAGACCAAACAGAAAAATTTATACGCAATGAGTTCTGAGATATCGGGAAAACTGAAACCCCAATTTAGAAGCAAAGTTGGAAGCATCATGAGAACCCTACTTCCGGCAGGATCCATTCTTGGTGCACCCAAACCTAAAACTTTAGAGATTGTATTAGAGGCGGAAACTTACCAGAGAGGTTTCTACACAGGTGTTTGTGGTTGGTATGATGGTGAGAAACTAGACTCTTGCGTAATGATTAGGTTCATCGAAAAAGAAAATAGGAAACTTTATTTTAAAAGTGGTGGTGGAATCACCCATTTGAGTAATTTTGCCGACGAATATCAAGAAATGAAAAATAAAATATATGTCCCAATTCATTGA
- a CDS encoding aminotransferase class IV, translating into MSQFIESIKVEDKEIFLLEQHQKRVNDTFANFGKDEAINLENIFKNLEHDEDGLYKLKITYDLTGNVRTQMIPYAISEISDFKLVENNSYDYSFKFEDRKELEKMMILSKASEIIIVKNNHITDTSFSNLLFKKGKDWFTPNTYLLNGVQRQHLLKSKKIKEAEITLQNLNEYSHFQIINAMNDFDDMFIYPLERIKNLPSRPDAIEL; encoded by the coding sequence ATGTCCCAATTCATTGAAAGCATCAAAGTTGAAGATAAAGAGATATTTCTGCTTGAGCAGCATCAGAAAAGGGTCAATGATACCTTTGCCAATTTTGGCAAAGATGAAGCCATTAATTTAGAAAATATTTTTAAAAATCTGGAACATGATGAAGATGGTCTTTACAAATTGAAGATCACTTACGATTTAACAGGAAACGTCAGAACCCAAATGATTCCCTACGCGATTTCGGAAATTTCTGATTTTAAATTGGTTGAAAATAATTCTTATGATTATTCATTCAAGTTTGAAGATAGAAAAGAACTTGAAAAAATGATGATTCTGTCAAAAGCTTCCGAAATTATCATTGTTAAAAACAATCATATTACGGACACTTCGTTTTCTAATCTTTTATTTAAAAAAGGGAAGGATTGGTTTACCCCAAATACCTATTTATTGAATGGAGTCCAAAGACAGCATTTACTAAAATCCAAAAAGATTAAAGAAGCAGAAATTACCTTACAAAACTTAAACGAATATTCTCATTTCCAAATCATCAACGCTATGAATGATTTCGATGATATGTTTATTTATCCTTTGGAAAGAATTAAGAATTTACCTTCGCGACCTGATGCAATTGAACTTTAA
- the menD gene encoding 2-succinyl-5-enolpyruvyl-6-hydroxy-3-cyclohexene-1-carboxylic-acid synthase — protein MKQYSSKRSIQILAHLLKEYGIYDIVISPGSRNAPLAIHFSETDELNCYSIVDERSAGFVGLGMAKSIKKPVAITCTSGSAAANYYPAMTEAFYQNTPLLILTADRPIDYVDIFDGQTIRQKDLYQQHSYGDFQLLEDSADNAGDENFAIIKKAIEVCFEKQGPVHINIPLEEPLYQMVSELPNFPSLEKTIRETTFELSPNLTAEWNTSKRIMILIGTRDYSEELEMQLSQLVKNHSVVVLKEANSNIKHDKFFSHIDRYIFNFNDEDYKTFAPDLLITIGQNVVSKKIKQFLRKASPKNHWHIHEVWHPDTFFCLTEKIKTTPEKFFAKLLKNITLEPSAYFNLWDILRDKRDLKHTDYCLQTNFSDFKLFELLSEKLPENINLHISNSSAIRYAQLFDFPRTIGIFCNRGTSGIDGSTSTAMGFAMKNERQTVLVTGDVSFFYDINGLWNNYIPPYTRIIIFNNGGGDIFNIIPGPSSTNALEEFILTKHHKNAEHLAQHFGFSYTKVDDEETLLRILDNFFKPDEKAKILEVDTSTVENAEVLKNYFEFLKS, from the coding sequence ATGAAACAATACTCTTCAAAACGAAGCATTCAAATTTTAGCACATCTTTTAAAAGAGTATGGGATTTATGATATCGTTATATCCCCGGGATCACGTAACGCACCCTTAGCCATTCATTTTTCAGAAACTGATGAGCTGAATTGCTACAGTATTGTAGACGAAAGAAGTGCAGGTTTCGTAGGACTGGGAATGGCAAAAAGCATCAAAAAGCCAGTTGCAATAACCTGTACCAGTGGTTCTGCCGCTGCAAATTATTATCCTGCAATGACGGAAGCTTTTTACCAAAACACTCCCTTATTGATCTTAACTGCGGATCGACCGATTGATTATGTAGATATTTTCGATGGACAGACGATTCGCCAGAAAGACCTTTATCAACAACATTCTTATGGAGATTTCCAATTGCTGGAAGATTCGGCGGATAATGCAGGCGACGAAAATTTTGCAATCATCAAGAAAGCAATTGAAGTTTGTTTTGAAAAACAGGGCCCAGTTCATATCAATATCCCTTTGGAAGAACCATTGTATCAAATGGTTTCAGAACTGCCAAATTTTCCATCTTTAGAGAAAACAATTCGCGAAACGACTTTCGAATTATCCCCCAATTTAACTGCAGAATGGAATACGTCTAAAAGAATCATGATCCTGATCGGCACTAGAGATTATAGTGAAGAGCTAGAGATGCAGTTATCTCAACTAGTTAAAAATCATAGCGTTGTTGTTTTAAAAGAAGCAAATTCAAACATCAAACACGACAAGTTTTTTTCACATATCGATCGATATATTTTTAATTTTAATGACGAGGATTACAAAACCTTCGCACCCGATCTGCTGATAACCATTGGACAAAACGTGGTTTCCAAAAAGATAAAGCAGTTTCTCCGAAAAGCAAGTCCAAAAAATCACTGGCACATTCATGAAGTCTGGCACCCGGATACTTTTTTCTGCTTAACTGAAAAAATTAAAACTACACCGGAAAAATTCTTTGCCAAATTATTAAAGAATATCACTTTGGAACCAAGTGCCTACTTTAATTTATGGGACATTTTGAGAGATAAAAGAGATTTAAAACATACTGATTACTGTCTGCAAACCAATTTTTCTGATTTTAAATTATTTGAACTATTATCGGAAAAACTTCCCGAAAATATTAATCTGCATATCAGTAATTCGTCAGCAATTAGGTACGCCCAACTATTTGATTTTCCAAGAACAATTGGTATTTTCTGTAATAGAGGGACCAGCGGAATTGATGGTTCCACATCGACTGCGATGGGATTTGCCATGAAAAATGAAAGGCAAACCGTATTGGTTACTGGCGACGTAAGCTTTTTTTACGACATCAATGGTTTATGGAACAACTATATTCCGCCGTACACCAGAATTATTATTTTTAATAACGGTGGTGGTGATATTTTCAACATTATTCCAGGACCAAGTTCTACAAATGCTTTAGAAGAATTCATTTTGACCAAACATCACAAAAATGCTGAACATTTAGCCCAGCATTTTGGTTTTTCTTACACCAAAGTAGATGATGAAGAAACATTACTTCGTATACTCGATAATTTCTTCAAACCGGATGAAAAGGCAAAGATTCTGGAAGTTGATACCTCTACCGTCGAAAATGCAGAGGTGCTTAAAAATTATTTTGAATTTTTGAAATCTTAA
- a CDS encoding isopenicillin N synthase family dioxygenase: MKQIPSVDLRDFLSGDPERKQKFVNEIGKAYEEIGFVALKGHFLDDKLVDDLYGEVKQFFDLPVEKKQNYEIPGIGGQRGYVGFGKETAKGFKKGDLKEFWHFGQFLEEGSKYSNEYPDNVEVTENPRFNLVGKEAFKMLEKTGIYVLRALALHLGLDEFYFDKYVAEGNSILRPIHYPPITQEPDNAVRAAAHGDINLITLLMGAQGKGLQVQNHEGEWIDAIAQPDELMINVGDMLSRHTNNKLKSTIHQVVNPPRELWGKSRYSIPFFMHPVSEMPLNALENCVDENNPKLYEDTTAGEFLHERLVELGLIK; encoded by the coding sequence ATGAAACAGATCCCAAGCGTGGATTTGCGTGATTTCCTTTCGGGTGACCCGGAACGCAAACAAAAATTTGTAAATGAAATCGGAAAAGCATACGAAGAAATCGGCTTTGTTGCCCTGAAAGGACACTTTCTGGATGACAAGTTGGTGGATGATCTCTATGGCGAAGTAAAACAGTTCTTTGATTTGCCCGTAGAGAAGAAACAAAACTACGAAATTCCCGGAATTGGTGGACAGCGTGGTTATGTTGGATTTGGAAAAGAAACCGCCAAAGGTTTCAAAAAAGGTGACTTAAAAGAATTCTGGCATTTCGGACAGTTCTTGGAAGAAGGTTCTAAATATTCAAATGAATATCCTGATAATGTAGAAGTTACTGAGAATCCTCGATTCAATTTGGTAGGAAAGGAAGCTTTTAAAATGTTAGAGAAAACTGGAATTTATGTTTTGAGAGCCTTGGCACTTCATCTTGGTTTAGATGAGTTTTATTTCGACAAATATGTTGCAGAAGGAAACTCTATTCTGAGACCCATTCATTATCCGCCGATTACGCAGGAGCCGGACAACGCAGTTCGTGCTGCCGCGCATGGAGATATTAATTTAATCACTCTTTTAATGGGTGCTCAAGGGAAAGGCCTTCAGGTTCAAAATCATGAAGGAGAATGGATAGATGCGATTGCACAACCGGACGAATTGATGATCAATGTGGGAGATATGCTATCGCGCCATACCAATAATAAGTTGAAATCGACCATTCATCAAGTGGTAAATCCGCCACGTGAACTTTGGGGAAAATCTCGGTATTCAATTCCGTTCTTTATGCATCCGGTAAGTGAAATGCCACTGAATGCTTTGGAGAACTGTGTAGATGAGAACAATCCGAAACTGTATGAGGATACTACAGCAGGAGAGTTTCTGCACGAAAGATTGGTAGAGTTAGGGTTAATTAAATAA
- a CDS encoding tryptophanase, with translation MKLPYAEPFRIKMVEEIHQSTREEREQWLENANYNLFNLKSSQVFIDLLTDSGTGAMSDQQWGAMMTGDESYAGSKSFDQLHNTVQNITGYKYLLPTHQGRAAENVLFSVLVKDGDVIPGNSHFDTTKGHIEIRKAHAIDCTVDEAFDIEDPHLFKGNIDLEKLEAVYKAHPKEKIPFCLITITCNSSGGQPVSLENMKAVKALSDKYGIPIFFDSARFAENAYFIKMREKGQENRTIKEIAKEAFSYGVGMTMSSKKDGLVNIGGFIALNDAEIYKKASNFTIIFEGFITYGGMAGRDMAALAVGLNEATEFEYLQSRISQVEYLGNKLIEFGIPVQKPIGGHAVFIDSLGFLPHIPREEYPAQTLANEIYKEAGIRTVEIGTLLADRDPDTRENRYPKLELVRLAIPRRTYTNNHMDYIAAAIKNVYDRRDEIKKGYHIVWESAILRHFTVQLEKA, from the coding sequence ATGAAATTACCATACGCAGAACCATTCAGAATTAAAATGGTTGAAGAAATTCATCAATCTACCAGAGAAGAAAGAGAACAATGGCTAGAAAATGCCAACTACAATTTATTTAATTTGAAATCTTCTCAAGTCTTCATCGACTTACTAACAGATTCCGGAACGGGCGCAATGAGCGACCAACAATGGGGAGCAATGATGACCGGTGACGAAAGTTATGCAGGTTCCAAAAGTTTCGACCAATTACACAATACCGTTCAGAATATTACTGGATATAAATATTTACTACCAACACACCAGGGAAGAGCCGCTGAAAATGTGTTATTTTCTGTGTTGGTGAAAGATGGAGACGTTATCCCAGGGAATTCCCATTTTGATACCACCAAAGGACATATCGAAATCAGAAAAGCCCATGCCATCGACTGTACGGTTGATGAAGCTTTTGACATTGAAGATCCGCACCTTTTCAAAGGAAATATAGACTTAGAAAAATTGGAAGCAGTTTACAAAGCGCATCCAAAAGAGAAAATCCCTTTTTGTTTAATCACAATTACGTGCAATTCGTCAGGCGGACAACCTGTTTCTTTAGAAAATATGAAAGCAGTAAAAGCGCTTTCCGATAAATATGGGATCCCTATCTTTTTTGACTCTGCGCGATTTGCGGAGAATGCTTATTTCATTAAGATGAGAGAGAAAGGTCAAGAAAACAGAACTATTAAAGAAATTGCAAAGGAAGCCTTTTCTTATGGTGTGGGGATGACTATGAGTTCCAAAAAAGACGGGCTGGTAAACATCGGTGGATTCATTGCGCTTAATGATGCCGAGATTTATAAGAAAGCTTCTAATTTTACCATTATTTTTGAAGGTTTTATCACTTACGGTGGGATGGCCGGAAGAGACATGGCTGCTTTGGCTGTTGGACTAAACGAAGCAACCGAATTTGAATATTTACAAAGCCGGATCTCCCAGGTAGAATATCTTGGCAATAAATTGATTGAATTCGGAATACCCGTTCAAAAACCCATCGGTGGACACGCAGTTTTCATTGATTCTTTAGGTTTCTTACCTCATATTCCAAGAGAAGAATATCCTGCACAAACTTTGGCAAACGAAATTTATAAAGAAGCTGGAATCCGAACAGTAGAAATAGGAACTTTATTGGCAGACAGAGATCCTGATACTCGCGAAAACCGCTATCCAAAATTAGAGCTTGTTCGTCTGGCAATCCCACGCAGAACTTATACTAATAATCACATGGATTATATTGCGGCTGCGATTAAAAACGTGTATGACAGAAGAGATGAAATTAAAAAAGGATATCATATTGTTTGGGAATCTGCAATCCTAAGACATTTTACAGTACAACTGGAGAAAGCTTAA
- a CDS encoding DUF502 domain-containing protein, with the protein MTKKQFEKILNTLAKSFFQGLLIIGPFALTVWIIWYIVSSIDNIIPSLSEQFYPGITFLIVICSTTLIGYVGSKFILGRVIVDSFDYLLEHTPGIKFIYTSLKDVMTSFVGDKKKFNQPVLIKTSNDPDVWRIGFLTQSDLSSVGFPNYVSVYLPHSYAVSGWVVFVLANNIVILENVSAAQAMKFAVSGGVAGFHSDDNVFKAPE; encoded by the coding sequence ATGACTAAAAAACAGTTCGAAAAAATTTTAAATACACTGGCAAAATCCTTTTTTCAAGGCTTGCTAATTATTGGACCGTTTGCACTTACCGTTTGGATCATCTGGTATATTGTTTCGAGTATAGATAATATTATACCTTCTCTATCAGAACAATTCTATCCGGGAATTACTTTTTTAATTGTCATTTGTTCTACCACCTTAATCGGATACGTGGGAAGCAAATTTATTTTAGGACGGGTGATTGTGGATAGTTTCGATTATCTGCTGGAACACACTCCTGGGATAAAATTCATTTATACCTCACTGAAAGATGTAATGACTTCATTTGTTGGTGACAAGAAGAAATTCAACCAACCGGTTTTGATTAAAACTTCTAATGATCCAGATGTTTGGCGCATCGGGTTTCTAACCCAAAGCGATTTATCATCTGTTGGTTTTCCTAATTACGTTTCCGTATATCTACCTCATTCTTATGCTGTTTCAGGTTGGGTTGTCTTTGTTTTGGCAAATAATATCGTTATTTTGGAGAATGTAAGTGCCGCACAAGCAATGAAATTTGCAGTAAGTGGCGGTGTTGCAGGTTTTCATTCTGATGATAATGTTTTCAAGGCTCCTGAATGA
- a CDS encoding tRNA-(ms[2]io[6]A)-hydroxylase, with product MFKLRLLTDPRWANIAEGNLEEILTDHAWCEQKATTNAITIITMCPEYPEIVTELLKIAQEELEHFQQVHEIIKKRGYEFGRERKDDYVGQLFKFIVQGTRKEYIIDRMLFAAMIEARSCERFRVLTENIKDEELKTFYKDLMISEAGHYTTFIGFARQLGDVEKVNARWEEWLDYETEIIKSYGKKETIHG from the coding sequence ATGTTTAAACTCAGACTCTTAACCGATCCCCGCTGGGCAAATATTGCGGAAGGCAATTTGGAAGAAATATTAACCGATCATGCATGGTGTGAGCAGAAAGCGACCACCAACGCCATCACTATTATCACCATGTGTCCGGAATATCCGGAAATAGTTACGGAGCTTTTAAAAATAGCGCAAGAAGAGTTAGAACATTTCCAGCAAGTTCACGAAATTATAAAAAAGCGGGGATATGAATTCGGCAGAGAAAGAAAAGATGATTATGTAGGACAATTGTTTAAATTTATTGTGCAGGGAACCCGAAAAGAGTACATTATCGACAGAATGCTTTTCGCGGCAATGATCGAAGCCAGAAGCTGTGAGCGTTTCCGAGTCTTAACAGAGAATATAAAGGATGAAGAACTAAAAACTTTCTATAAAGATTTAATGATTTCTGAAGCGGGCCACTATACCACTTTTATCGGATTCGCACGGCAATTAGGAGACGTTGAAAAAGTAAATGCACGTTGGGAAGAATGGCTGGATTATGAAACAGAAATTATAAAATCGTACGGAAAGAAAGAAACCATTCACGGTTAA
- a CDS encoding acyltransferase family protein gives MKRDLYIDFSKGFATLSIIFIHTVYWSGQFYVPTELRILSLLIDVPLFYALSGLTSGNNIEKTLYRLLKLQITFMIFVTFLFFLDYLFKVFGLNVFGLDWMKNFYSTFGTKYVPKNISNIPQWQNLGNWYLHQYTNADTFPVVMGSFWYLKVYFILTVFGVLILRFFSKHISWFIAVCFGLTFIFNAFPQFYPSGQVGYVAFYLGLFLVAHQLKGKKIPTKWVPIIYGVLVLIFIFLFWNYGKELFLKMNKAKFPPKLLYIFWSGFSLLTLFVLYNRVKITKNNFLTYIGKNAIFYYFAQGISSSMVYFLVVPLKDELPWGILVIVIFAINILLAVIIAEGLKKLDSVSWKFLEFLRKKTTSENQSS, from the coding sequence ATGAAAAGAGATCTATACATTGACTTTTCCAAAGGGTTCGCCACGCTTTCCATTATTTTTATACATACCGTTTATTGGTCAGGCCAATTTTATGTCCCTACGGAACTAAGAATTCTTTCTTTACTAATAGATGTTCCTTTATTTTACGCTTTAAGTGGGCTGACTTCAGGAAACAATATCGAAAAAACTCTTTACCGACTCTTGAAACTACAGATTACCTTTATGATTTTCGTTACTTTCCTTTTTTTTCTCGATTATCTGTTTAAAGTTTTCGGATTAAATGTCTTTGGATTGGACTGGATGAAAAATTTCTACTCAACTTTCGGCACTAAATACGTTCCCAAAAACATTTCAAATATTCCACAGTGGCAAAATCTCGGCAACTGGTATCTGCATCAATATACGAACGCAGATACTTTCCCAGTTGTTATGGGCAGCTTCTGGTATTTAAAAGTGTATTTTATTCTGACTGTATTTGGTGTTTTAATTTTAAGGTTTTTCTCAAAACATATTAGCTGGTTTATCGCAGTCTGTTTCGGACTGACTTTCATCTTTAATGCCTTCCCACAATTTTATCCATCGGGTCAAGTAGGCTATGTTGCTTTTTACTTAGGATTATTTTTGGTCGCACATCAATTAAAAGGAAAGAAAATTCCGACTAAATGGGTTCCTATTATATATGGAGTTTTAGTATTGATCTTTATCTTCCTGTTCTGGAATTATGGCAAGGAACTGTTTCTTAAAATGAACAAAGCTAAATTTCCACCGAAATTACTTTATATTTTTTGGTCTGGTTTTTCGCTGCTCACTTTATTTGTATTATATAACCGCGTTAAAATCACCAAGAATAACTTCCTAACTTATATTGGCAAAAATGCCATATTCTACTATTTTGCTCAAGGAATCAGCTCCTCAATGGTTTATTTTCTTGTTGTTCCTTTAAAAGATGAGCTTCCGTGGGGAATTTTAGTAATTGTCATTTTTGCAATTAACATTCTGCTGGCAGTCATTATTGCAGAAGGATTAAAGAAACTAGATTCAGTAAGCTGGAAATTTCTTGAATTTTTACGTAAAAAAACCACTTCGGAAAACCAAAGCAGTTAA
- a CDS encoding metalloprotease has protein sequence MKQTFTKAIFASAILGLAFTSCNSDRNIETATEETVSSAALEQPGEVEATCAYVDGNWSNNAVLKTGLTNSSDTNFMNSQMTKIARLFGRSNPLLRFVSDSYNQNTTYNAISYSSGKIYYGYAIYYDAKSKGGDIVNAMILAHEYGHQLQYIYNLPSVTEYTARPNELEADGFAGYYLRRPAGYNQSSFAAIASAYNFASSIGDYNTNSQGHHGTPNQRRSAVRLGFLLGEWNLSASDFDYNFFYYYNGVLNGSYKMAKNDKFPEIDAKMKNHLEELRQIQTGEISAEEFNNLK, from the coding sequence ATGAAACAAACATTCACAAAAGCCATTTTTGCTTCGGCAATTTTAGGACTTGCATTCACGTCATGTAACAGTGACAGAAACATCGAAACAGCAACAGAAGAAACCGTAAGTTCTGCTGCATTGGAACAACCAGGTGAAGTAGAAGCTACTTGCGCCTATGTTGATGGAAACTGGTCAAATAATGCAGTATTAAAAACTGGATTAACCAATTCTTCTGACACCAACTTTATGAATAGTCAGATGACTAAAATTGCAAGATTATTTGGACGCAGCAATCCTCTATTGAGATTTGTAAGCGATTCATATAATCAAAACACTACTTACAACGCAATTTCTTATTCATCAGGTAAAATTTATTACGGTTACGCAATCTATTATGATGCGAAATCTAAAGGTGGGGACATTGTAAACGCAATGATTTTAGCACATGAGTACGGACACCAGTTACAGTACATCTACAATTTACCAAGTGTAACCGAGTACACTGCTCGTCCAAACGAATTGGAAGCTGACGGTTTTGCAGGTTATTATTTGAGAAGACCAGCTGGTTACAACCAAAGTTCATTTGCTGCAATCGCTTCTGCTTACAATTTCGCAAGCAGCATTGGAGATTACAATACAAACAGCCAAGGACACCACGGTACTCCTAATCAAAGAAGATCAGCAGTACGTTTAGGATTCTTATTAGGTGAGTGGAATCTTTCTGCAAGTGATTTTGATTATAACTTCTTCTATTACTACAACGGAGTTTTAAACGGAAGCTACAAAATGGCTAAAAATGACAAATTCCCTGAGATCGATGCGAAAATGAAAAATCATTTGGAAGAGCTTAGACAAATTCAAACAGGAGAAATTTCTGCTGAAGAATTTAACAATCTAAAATAA